From the genome of Ectobacillus sp. JY-23, one region includes:
- a CDS encoding IreB family regulatory phosphoprotein produces MDQFDKTMKFTFQEEKQSVQVNEVLFTVYDALQEKGYNPINQIVGYLLSGDPAYIPRHKDARNNIRKLERDELIEELVKSYLKHHRED; encoded by the coding sequence ATGGACCAGTTCGATAAAACGATGAAGTTTACGTTTCAAGAAGAAAAGCAAAGTGTCCAAGTGAATGAAGTATTATTTACGGTGTATGATGCACTTCAAGAAAAAGGCTATAATCCCATCAATCAAATTGTGGGTTATTTATTGAGCGGCGACCCTGCGTACATACCTCGTCATAAAGACGCACGTAACAATATCCGTAAGCTTGAGCGCGATGAGTTAATTGAAGAGTTGGTAAAGTCGTATTTAAAGCATCATCGTGAGGACTAA
- the ruvX gene encoding Holliday junction resolvase RuvX produces MRILGLDVGTKTVGVALSDEMGWTAQGIETIKINEERNQFGFNRIEELVKQYNVDKIVVGLPKNMNGTIGPRGEACQKFAEDLRALFGLEVIMWDERLSTMAAERFLISADVSRKKRKQVIDKMAAVVILQGYLDSKQ; encoded by the coding sequence ATGCGCATACTTGGTTTAGATGTCGGCACGAAAACGGTCGGCGTTGCGCTTAGCGATGAAATGGGCTGGACGGCTCAAGGTATCGAAACGATTAAAATCAATGAAGAGCGTAATCAATTTGGATTTAATCGTATTGAGGAGTTAGTAAAACAGTACAATGTGGATAAGATAGTGGTAGGGTTGCCGAAAAATATGAACGGCACAATCGGTCCACGCGGCGAAGCTTGCCAAAAGTTCGCTGAGGATCTGCGCGCATTATTCGGTCTTGAAGTCATCATGTGGGACGAGCGTCTGTCTACTATGGCAGCGGAGCGGTTCTTAATTTCTGCGGATGTAAGTCGGAAAAAGCGCAAACAAGTAATTGATAAAATGGCAGCAGTTGTCATCTTACAAGGTTACTTAGACAGCAAACAATAG
- a CDS encoding DUF1292 domain-containing protein, giving the protein MDENQITIVDENGNEHLCDIITTFESDRFGNKMYVVYSPIGEYDEDGDPIYDAAIVEPDEDDEEGGRLAPIENEEEWEMVQELFNTLMDEEEL; this is encoded by the coding sequence GTGGATGAGAACCAAATTACAATTGTAGACGAAAATGGAAATGAGCATTTATGTGATATCATTACAACATTTGAATCCGATCGCTTCGGTAACAAAATGTATGTAGTGTACTCACCAATCGGTGAATATGATGAAGATGGAGATCCAATTTACGATGCTGCTATCGTAGAGCCAGATGAGGATGATGAAGAAGGTGGAAGATTGGCTCCAATTGAAAACGAAGAAGAGTGGGAAATGGTGCAAGAGCTATTTAACACATTGATGGATGAAGAAGAGTTATAA
- a CDS encoding peptidase U32 family protein has translation MKKPELLVTPTKVEDIEALAKAGADAIIIGEQQFGLRLAGEFLREDVKRAVEVAHANKVKVYVAMNALFHNEKVEALTEYAAFVKEVGADAIVFGDPAVLMAAREVASDMKLHWNTETTATNWFTCNYWGRKGAKRAVLARELSFDAILEIKEHAEVEIEVQVHGMTCMFQSKRSLIGNYFEYQGREMEIEKKKLEKNMFLYDKERNNKYPVFEDVNGTHIMSPNDICIIDELEELIDAGVDSFKIDGVLKSPAYIIDVTKKYRQAIDLCVEDRDAYYDVKDRLYKEIEELQPVNRPLDTGFFYKETVY, from the coding sequence ATGAAAAAACCTGAACTATTGGTAACACCAACTAAGGTAGAAGATATAGAAGCATTAGCAAAAGCGGGTGCAGATGCAATTATTATTGGGGAACAACAATTTGGACTTCGTTTGGCAGGCGAATTTTTACGTGAAGATGTGAAGCGTGCTGTAGAAGTAGCTCATGCAAACAAGGTCAAAGTATATGTTGCGATGAACGCATTGTTTCATAACGAGAAAGTAGAAGCGTTAACAGAATATGCTGCATTTGTAAAAGAAGTGGGTGCAGATGCAATTGTATTTGGCGATCCTGCTGTGTTAATGGCTGCGCGTGAAGTGGCATCTGATATGAAATTACACTGGAACACAGAAACAACAGCAACCAATTGGTTTACTTGCAATTATTGGGGCCGTAAAGGAGCAAAGCGTGCTGTGTTGGCGCGTGAGTTAAGCTTTGATGCTATTCTTGAAATTAAAGAGCACGCAGAAGTGGAAATTGAAGTACAAGTGCACGGTATGACATGTATGTTCCAGTCTAAGAGATCCTTAATTGGAAACTATTTTGAATACCAAGGTCGCGAAATGGAAATTGAAAAGAAAAAGCTTGAAAAAAATATGTTCTTGTATGACAAAGAGCGCAATAACAAATACCCTGTATTTGAAGATGTAAATGGTACACATATTATGAGTCCCAATGATATTTGCATCATTGATGAATTGGAAGAACTTATTGACGCAGGTGTGGATTCCTTCAAAATTGATGGTGTGTTAAAAAGTCCTGCTTATATTATTGATGTTACTAAAAAATACAGACAAGCAATTGATTTATGTGTAGAAGATCGCGATGCTTACTATGATGTAAAAGATCGTTTATATAAAGAAATTGAAGAGTTACAACCGGTAAACAGACCGCTTGATACAGGATTCTTCTATAAGGAAACAGTATATTAA
- a CDS encoding O-methyltransferase, translated as MDKVQEYLLSLVKQDDALLQEMEQFAAEHGVPIMDKLGMEFMLQLLRLIQPKAILEVGAAIGYSAICMVKATDARVVTIERDEERYNKAVFYIERANLTNSISLLFGDALETGEQVQAYGKFDVIFIDAAKGQYQRFFEMYEPLLTDNGVILTDNVLFRGLVAEETIENKRMRSLVKKIKSYNEWLMAHPGYHTTIFPIGDGVAVSKKRGEHK; from the coding sequence ATGGACAAAGTACAAGAATATCTGCTTTCGCTAGTCAAGCAGGACGACGCGTTGCTTCAAGAGATGGAACAATTTGCAGCAGAGCACGGCGTTCCAATTATGGACAAGTTGGGCATGGAATTTATGTTGCAGTTGCTTCGACTCATTCAGCCCAAAGCAATTTTAGAGGTTGGTGCGGCGATTGGTTATTCAGCCATTTGTATGGTAAAGGCAACGGATGCGCGCGTAGTTACCATTGAGCGCGACGAAGAACGGTACAATAAAGCTGTATTTTATATAGAGAGAGCGAATTTAACAAATTCTATATCCCTTTTGTTCGGTGACGCACTGGAAACAGGCGAACAAGTGCAGGCATACGGTAAATTCGATGTTATTTTTATAGATGCTGCAAAAGGTCAATATCAGCGCTTTTTTGAAATGTATGAGCCGCTTCTTACGGATAACGGTGTTATTCTGACCGATAATGTGCTGTTTCGCGGTCTTGTGGCAGAAGAAACCATTGAAAACAAGCGGATGCGAAGTTTAGTGAAAAAGATAAAGAGCTATAATGAATGGTTAATGGCTCACCCTGGGTATCACACGACGATTTTTCCCATTGGCGATGGTGTAGCTGTAAGTAAAAAAAGAGGTGAACACAAATGA
- the mltG gene encoding endolytic transglycosylase MltG produces the protein MSWNEQAKKKKRRRIAAIIILLLFAVTIGGYGYIASALKPVADTAEKKEIEIPSGTSTAGIGELLEKNGIIKNGTVFQYYVKANFQNGLKAGNYLLSPSMSVKEIATIITSGSVYNPARYKITIPEGSQLKDIVKIIANEFKFNEDDVLRQLNDGNVLAELQKTYPQLITNKLQNPAITYKLEGYLYPATYSYYKKENTLQEIVEPMLEKTNQYVTANKPAIEKLGFDVHQFLTMSSLIEEEATAMTDRRKIASVFYNRLKANMPLQTDPTVLYALGKHKDRVLYSDLKIASPYNTYVVTGLPVGPIANAGEPSMKAALDPEQTDYYYFLAALNGEVFFAKTLEEHNALKEKHITSQR, from the coding sequence ATAAGTTGGAACGAGCAAGCAAAAAAGAAAAAGCGAAGAAGAATCGCTGCCATAATCATTCTGTTGCTTTTTGCAGTGACAATTGGCGGCTATGGATACATTGCATCTGCCCTAAAGCCGGTGGCTGATACCGCAGAGAAAAAAGAAATCGAAATTCCATCGGGTACTTCAACAGCGGGAATTGGTGAATTACTTGAGAAAAATGGAATTATTAAAAATGGTACCGTGTTTCAATATTATGTAAAGGCGAATTTCCAAAACGGCTTAAAGGCAGGAAATTATTTATTGAGTCCTTCCATGAGTGTAAAAGAGATTGCTACTATTATTACAAGCGGAAGCGTATATAATCCTGCGCGATATAAGATAACCATTCCGGAAGGCTCTCAACTAAAGGATATTGTTAAAATAATTGCCAACGAATTTAAGTTTAACGAAGATGACGTGCTGAGACAGTTAAATGATGGAAACGTTCTAGCGGAGCTACAAAAAACCTATCCGCAGCTTATAACCAATAAGCTACAAAATCCGGCTATCACGTATAAATTAGAAGGATATTTGTACCCGGCAACATATTCGTACTATAAAAAAGAGAATACGTTACAAGAAATTGTAGAACCAATGCTGGAAAAAACAAATCAGTACGTAACAGCAAACAAGCCGGCAATTGAAAAGTTAGGCTTTGATGTACATCAGTTTTTAACAATGAGCTCGTTAATTGAAGAAGAAGCAACTGCGATGACGGACCGCCGTAAAATCGCAAGTGTCTTTTATAATCGCTTGAAGGCAAACATGCCTTTGCAAACTGACCCAACAGTGCTATATGCGCTCGGAAAGCATAAGGATCGCGTTTTATACAGTGATTTAAAGATAGCTTCACCCTATAACACATACGTTGTAACAGGCTTACCCGTAGGTCCTATTGCGAATGCTGGAGAGCCTTCTATGAAAGCCGCTCTTGATCCGGAACAAACGGATTATTATTATTTCTTGGCAGCTTTAAATGGAGAGGTGTTTTTCGCAAAAACATTAGAGGAACACAATGCATTAAAGGAAAAACACATTACATCACAGCGTTGA
- a CDS encoding U32 family peptidase: MTVVREISKIVDGKRVIVKKPELLAPAGNLEKLKIAVRYGADAVFIGGQEFGLRSNADNFTLEEMAEGVAFAKQYGAKIYVTTNIFAHNENMDGLREYLQGIERAGVTGIIVADPLIIETCREAAPSIEIHLSTQQSLSNWKAAQYWKEEGLHRLVLARETSYEEIKEIKEKVDVEIEAFIHGAMCIAYSGRCTLSNHMTARDSNRGGCCQSCRWDYDLIQTLSQDKNAPETALFAEGDAPFAMSPKDLTLVESIPKMIEIGVDSLKIEGRMKSIHYVATVVSVYRKVIDAYCADPDNFVFKQEWIEELDKCANRDTASAFFEGVPGFEEQMYGKHSKKTTYDFVGLVLAYDEETGIATIQQRNHFKPGQEVEFFGPDMDNFTQTVGTIWNEEGTELDAARHPLEIVKIKVTNPVRPYDMMRKRFQ, encoded by the coding sequence ATGACAGTTGTACGAGAGATATCAAAAATTGTAGACGGCAAACGTGTTATTGTGAAAAAGCCGGAATTGTTGGCGCCTGCGGGCAATCTAGAAAAGCTAAAAATTGCCGTTCGCTACGGTGCAGATGCAGTGTTTATTGGCGGGCAAGAGTTTGGTCTGCGTTCCAATGCTGATAATTTCACCTTAGAGGAAATGGCAGAAGGTGTTGCATTTGCGAAGCAATACGGCGCAAAAATATATGTAACAACGAACATTTTTGCACATAATGAAAATATGGATGGCTTGCGCGAGTATTTGCAAGGTATTGAACGTGCTGGTGTAACGGGCATTATCGTTGCAGATCCGCTTATTATTGAAACATGTCGAGAAGCTGCACCTTCTATTGAAATTCACTTGAGCACACAGCAATCCTTATCCAACTGGAAAGCGGCACAATACTGGAAAGAAGAGGGCTTGCATCGACTTGTATTAGCACGAGAAACAAGCTACGAAGAAATTAAAGAAATTAAAGAAAAAGTAGATGTTGAAATTGAAGCTTTCATTCATGGTGCGATGTGTATTGCGTATTCCGGCAGATGTACACTAAGTAACCATATGACAGCACGAGATAGTAACCGTGGCGGATGCTGTCAATCTTGCCGCTGGGACTATGATTTAATTCAAACCTTGTCACAAGACAAAAATGCACCCGAAACAGCGCTGTTTGCTGAAGGTGATGCACCATTTGCAATGAGCCCGAAGGATTTAACACTTGTAGAGTCTATTCCGAAAATGATTGAAATTGGCGTGGATAGTTTGAAGATTGAAGGGCGTATGAAATCCATTCACTATGTTGCAACAGTAGTAAGCGTATATCGCAAGGTGATTGACGCATATTGTGCAGACCCAGATAACTTTGTATTTAAGCAAGAGTGGATTGAGGAGCTTGATAAGTGTGCAAACCGCGATACAGCATCAGCATTCTTTGAAGGTGTACCGGGCTTTGAAGAGCAAATGTACGGCAAGCACAGCAAAAAGACAACGTATGATTTCGTAGGTCTGGTACTGGCTTACGACGAAGAAACAGGCATTGCAACAATTCAGCAACGTAACCACTTCAAGCCTGGACAAGAAGTAGAGTTTTTTGGACCAGATATGGATAACTTTACACAAACGGTAGGAACAATTTGGAATGAAGAAGGAACTGAGTTAGATGCAGCGAGACATCCACTTGAAATTGTAAAGATAAAAGTAACGAATCCTGTACGACCTTATGACATGATGAGAAAAAGATTTCAATAA